The following proteins are co-located in the Enoplosus armatus isolate fEnoArm2 chromosome 8, fEnoArm2.hap1, whole genome shotgun sequence genome:
- the kif5aa gene encoding kinesin family member 5Aa: protein MADVPAECNIKVLCRFRPLNQSEILRGDQFIPKFQGDDTVVVGGKSYSFDRVFPTNTTQEQVYNTCAKQIVKDVLYGYNGTIFAYGQTASGKTHTMEGKLHDPHQMGIIPRIAEDIFNHIFAMDENLEFHIKVSYFEIYMDKIRDLLDVTKTNLSVHEDKNRVPFVKGCTERFVSSPDEVMDVIDEGKANRHVAVTNMNEHSSRSHSIFLINIKQEHVETEQKLCGKLYLVDLAGSEKVSKTGAAGAVLDEAKNINKSLSALGNVISALAEGTKSHVPYRDSKMTRILQDSLGGNCRTTMFICCSPSSFNDAETKSTLMFGQRAKTIRNTASVNLELTAEQWKRKFEKEKEKNKTLKDTIQKLESELNRWRNGEDVPETERTTSDMVTRIETVEERPILDNDTSSIVVRISEEERQKYEEEIRKLYKQLDDKDDEINLQCQLVEKLKQQMLDQDELLASSKGDGDKVQAELGRLQVESDCAKAEVKEVLQALEELAINYDQKSQEVEEKGLQNQLLADQLSQKMASLMELEAELSRMQEVSGQQRKRIADVLNGLMRDLSEFSTIVGNGEIKLPVEISGAIEEEFTVARLYISKIKSEVKSMVKRCRQLENMQLECHRKMEETGRELSSCQLLISQHEAKIRSLTEYMQSVEQKKRLLEESHDSLSEELAKLQDQDNSLLEEKDGEKGETEEGNVKKVPRQQGESHRGLHHKQLARLRDEINEKQRIIDELTDRNSKLELELAQVRADFERLKSQDNTKSERLEELSFLHERHEQTKQDLKGLEETVARELQTLHNLRKLFVQDLTSRVKKSSEMEPDDSGGSCTQKQKISFLENNLDQLTKVHKQLVRDNADLRCELPKLEKRLRSTAERVKALETALRDAKEGAMMDRRRYQQEVDRIKDAMKSKNALRRPHAAQIAKPVRPKQLPVCSPTNPFYTYIRATEQANTYSNVLFQNNMPQPSSVSANCNPNSVQNNTVSTALGYRAGRYNGDTLESYPLNIDNGNSSISETRDINDNRSDAHCGSEVDDSNRHYIIQQETAAS, encoded by the exons ATGGCCGATGTTCCAGCGGAGTGCAACATAAAAGTGCTGTGTCGCTTTCGCCCTCTCAACCAGTCTGAGATTTTACGCGGGGACCAGTTCATCCCCAAATTCCAGGGAGACGACACTGTCGTCGTCGGG GGGAAGTCCTACTCGTTTGATCGAGTGTTTCCGACCAACACCACCCAGGAGCAGGTGTACAACACCTGTGCCAAGCAGATTGTCAAGG ATGTTCTGTATGGATACAATGGTACTATCTTCGCATATGGACAGACCGCCTCCGGGAAGACTCACACCATGGAG ggCAAGCTGCACGACCCTCACCAGATGGGTATCATTCCTCGCATCGCTGAGGACATTTTCAACCACATCTTTGCCATGGACGAGAACCTCGAGTTCCACATCAAG GTTTCATACTTTGAAATCTACATGGACAAAATCCGTGACCTTCTGGATG TGACAAAGACCAACCTGTCTGTCCATGAAGATAAGAATAGGGTGCCGTTTGTCAAG gGGTGCACTGAGCGTTTTGTCTCCAGCCCCGATGAGGTTATGGATGTGATCGATGAGGGCAAAGCTAACCGCCATGTTGCTGTGACCA ACATGAACGAGCACAGCTCTCGCAGCCACAGCATCTTCCTGATCAACATCAAGCAGGAGCATGTGGAGACTGAGCAGAAACTGTGTGGGAAACTGTACCTGGTGGATCTGGCTGGCAGTGAGAAG GTCAGTAAgactggagctgcaggagccGTCCTGGATGAggccaaaaacatcaacaagtcTCTTTCTGCTCTGGGAAATGTCATCTCTGCCTTGGCTGAGGGCACG aAAAGTCATGTGCCGTACCGTGACAGCAAAATGACCCGCATCCTGCAGGATTCCCTCGGCGGGAACTGTCGCACCACCATGTTCATCTGCTGCTCTCCCTCCAGCTTCAACGATGCAGAGACCAAGTCGACTCTGATGTTTGGACAACG CGCCAAGACCATCAGGAACACCGCCTCCGTCAACCTTGAGCTGACGGCGGAGCAGTGGAAGAGGAAGTttgagaaggagaaggagaagaataAGACTCTGAAGGACACCATCCAGAAGCTGGAGTCTGAGCTCAACCGCTGGAGGAACG GAGAGGACGTGCCTGAGACCGAGCGGACCACGTCGGACATGGTGACCCGTATCGAGACTGTGGAGGAACGCCCCATTTTGGACAATGACACCTCCTCCATTGTGGTCCGCATCTCTGAGGAGGAGCGGCAGAAGTACGAGGAGGAGATCCGCAAGCTGTACAAGCAGCTTGATGACAAG GATGATGAGATCAACCTGCAGTGCCAGTTGGTggaaaaactgaagcagcagatgCTGGACCAGGATGAG ctcctcgcCTCATCCAAGGGCGATGGCGACAAGGTCCAGGCTGAACTCGGCAGGCTGCAGGTGGAGAGCGACTGCGCCAAGGCTGAGGTGAAGGAGGTGCTgcaggctctggaggagctggcCATCAACTACGACCAGAAGAgccaggaggtggaggagaagggacTGCagaaccagctgctggctgaccAACTGTCCCAGAAAATG GCCAGTCTGATGGAGCTGGAGGCAGAGCTGTCTCGTATGCAGGAAGTGAGCGGTCAGCAGAGGAAACGCATCGCTGACGTCCTCAATGGTCTGATGAGGGATCTCAGCGAGTTCAGCACCATCGTGGGCAATGGGGAGATCAAGCTG CCGGTGGAGATTAGTGGTGCGATCGAGGAGGAGTTCACTGTGGCTCGCCTCTACATCAGCAAGATCAAATCGGAGGTGAAGAGCATGGTGAAGCGTTGCCGCCAGCTGGAGAACATGCAGCTGGAGTGCCACCGCAAGATGGAGGAGACTGGGAGGGAGCTCTCCTCCTGCCAGCTCCTCATCTCTCAG CATGAAGCTAAGATCCGCTCTCTGACGGAGTACATGCAGAGCgtggagcagaagaagaggctgctggaggagagccACGACTCCCTGAGCGAAGAGCTGGCCAAGCTGCAAGACCAGG ATAACTCCCTGCTTGaggagaaggatggagagaagggTGAGACTGAGGAGGGAAATGTGAAG AAGGTTCCCCGTCAGCAGGGAGAGTCTCACCGTGGCCTCCATCACAAGCAGCTGGCCCGCCTGCGGGATGAAATCAATGAGAAGCAGAGGATCATCGATGAGCTCACTGA TCGTAACTCCAAGCTGGAGCTCGAGCTGGCTCAGGTGCGCGCTGACTTTGAACGCCTGAAGAGTCAGGACAACACCAAGAGTGAGCGCCTGGAGGAGCTCTC ATTCCTGCATGAGCGCCATGAGCAGACTAAACAAGACTTGAAGGGTCTGGAGGAGACTGTC gCCCGCGAACTCCAGACCCTCCACAACCTGCGCAAGCTGTTCGTTCAAGACCTCACGTCGCGGGTTAAAAAA AGTTCCGAAATGGAACCTGATGATAGCGGGGGGTCTTGCACCCAGAAGCAGAAGATTTCCTTTCTTGAGAATAACCTGGACCAACTTACAAAGGTTCACAAACAg CTGGTTCGTGACAATGCAGATCTGCGTTGTGAGCTTCCAAAGTTGGAGAAACGTCTTCGGTCTACTGCTGAGAGAGTTAAGGCCCTGGAGACTGCATTGAGGGATGCCAAGGAGGGCGCAATGATGGACCGCCGGCGCTACCAACAAGAGGTTGACCGCATCAAGGACGCCATGAAGTCAAAGAATGCCTTGAGGCGCCCCCATGCAGCACAGATCG CCAAGCCAGTGAGACCGAAGCAGCTGCCCGTCTGCTCTCCCACCAACCCGTTCTACACTTACATCCGTGCTACTGAGCAAGCCAACACCTACAGCAACGTCCTCTTCCAGAACAACATGCCACAGCCGAGCTCTGTCAGCGCCAACTGCAACCCCAACTCTGTCCAGAACAACAC AGTTTCCACAGCACTGGGCTACAGAGCAGGCAGATATAATGGAGACACACTGGAGTCCTACCCACTCAACATTGACAACG GTAACAGCAGCATCAGTGAAACGAGAGACATCAATGACAACAG GAGTGATGCTCACTGTGGCAGCGAGGTGGATGATTCAAACAGGCACTACATCATTCAGCAGGAGACCGCTGCAAGTTAA